In Telopea speciosissima isolate NSW1024214 ecotype Mountain lineage chromosome 10, Tspe_v1, whole genome shotgun sequence, the DNA window ATGAGCATAGCCTCGAGCAAACCTGAAAAGCCCACTCCCTCCGACCACCGGCAGTTCTCTCACCTCCGACATCACTGTATTTCTTCCAAGTATGCTTAATGTGCTCCCGTTATACTTCCCTTCAATGAAAGCATAATTAAGTGTCATTAACAGACCCACTTCACTCTGTGAAGCAGATGCATAGATCCCTTGAGCTCTTCCAACGATTTTCGATGTATTCTCTGGACTCTCCGTTAATGGATCGTCTATCATCACCATCATACCAAACCCTGTTGGTGATGTCTTTGAGGATTCTGCTTCAGCAACCTTAATGGCAGTTGGGTTACGACCACTAACAATATCATGGAAGTAGAAGTGAAGGTGGCTTACCTTCTCACGCTTAAGCTTCATGGACCCCGGTGGTAGAGTCCTAGAGAAGCTGTGAGACTCGCCGCCGACGGCGATAGTCGAGAAGGTGATGAAAATGGCTAAGAAAACCATGAGTTTAGAGAGAATTCCAGCCATCGGAAGCTTGATGGGTTGTGAAGTCATCTTAGAGTTTGGCTTTTATAAAGAAAAGGTTAAAGGGAGAAAATTTGATTCCAAAGAGAAAGAGTAGCTCTTATTGAGATGGTCAAGGCGTGGAAGTGGGGTTAGGGTTCACATGACCCACAGGACTAGACTAGAAGGGTCTGATTGACCCAAATAAAGTAGGTCTATGACATTATGGAGTGTGCCACAGGAGACATTGTTAGCAATTAGTGGTGAACCTTTTTGTCCTAATTGGAGGTTTTAATTGGCCCACTTGACAAAGGAGTACTATAGCTTGGAAGTGGCAATGTGTCATGGTCATTCAATTCCAAACATTTTAGAATCTAAACTAAAAGTTTAAATTATTAGCTGGTTGATGGAATTGGCATATGAAGACACTTAAAGGTTCCAAACTTAATCGATGTGTGATTATTTGAACTTCATAAGTTATAATGTTaatttttagggtaaattacacgtcacctcctagttttcaaacgaaactcagatcgttccttggtttttgaaaaaactcaaatcacctcttctacagtaacggtgttagtatgttattagttattggtgtgaaaggactgttttacccttgtactaaaacattagaattaaatttataatactacccttccttcatcttcaacattggtcaagggtagtttagggattaaatttatttaactggccgacatcatcacttaatagcataaaattaatggtagggactaatttatcatattggggtctaaaccagggggtgatttaagttttttcaaaaatcagggggtgatctgagtttcgtttgaaaatcaggggtgatgtgtaatttaccctaattttTATGGTCATGGATCTTTTCGGGGGTATGATGTTTTATATTCGATTGTTTGGATTTGTGGGTTGATTTTAAAAGACCATTAAGAAGCCATAAGTTTCGAGGTCCGAAGGACTATATGAGTATTTCGATAAAATTCTTGTATAACTCTGTAATTCTATCTTAAGCTATATAATGTGTACTTCCATCTCTaccaaccaataaaaaaaaacccggCCCCTACTGTCTAAAAAACTTTACCATATAAGTCACAtgcttttcatttttatttgggaaagtgGCAAACTTTAGGCTGAAACTTAATACATGAATATCCTACTCCCTACctccatcaaaaaaataaaataaaataatttgtgTACATGAATCAAAGAATGATGGGCAAGTTTCAAGATTGCAGTGAGGTGCACCAGTACCTCTACCGGCCTATTATTTTAGTATAAGACATTAGTCCTACCTCTtaatatgtatttatttataaacATAAAAGTTGATAATATATATCTACATGCCCACTATTTCCCAATATGCTTTCCACACCATCCgatatcattaaaaaaatatggacAAGATATCGCTCTCTAGTCGGTAGCACCATgcatgagattttttttttgtttttctcatgAGGGTGGGAATGTAATTTCACATGCTCCTTGTTGGGAtacaatgtcttgtattccatcgTTTGCATAATTGGTCTGATTTCAAAGGATCGTTAAAAAGTTGTAAGACTAGAAGAATCAACCCACCTTGTGTGTTTTCTTCGTTATTAACAGGGCCAGCTCGACAAACTGGCGGGTCCATACAGGGGTCTAAGGTTAGCAGTCCTTGGGAAAAAAACTTTGTCCTatgggtattttagtaaattacCTGTACAGGTTTTTACTATAAATTTGCAGTAAAGGTTCTTTCTAACTCTGTAACACACACACAGCCGAAGGACTGGTTTGAGTCGTTTGGATAACTCAAAGGGTTTTGTTAAGGTCGTGAAAACTTTATTGATACCATAAACACGATTGGAAGTATGTCTATCAAATCCATAGATAAAGTGTTTATCTTTGCTTAAGTTGCATGATTATAATGGGGCGAATGTTGTCTACAAGTTTTAACCTAAAAGTTATTCACAATTAGGGGGACAGAATTAGGCGGTCTATTCATATAATTGTCATATTGTGCTATCAAGATTTGAGATTTTGAGACACAAGTGTGAACGTACATATTGTTTGTATATTAAACCTCGTTTCCCATGTTTAATTCAGATCGACAAATATGTGCCTCATATCAAAAAGACATAGATTCACAACAATCATTTTGAGTTCCAGTAATTTATCTGTTGTTATCAGAGACTTAACTTGGGCATTGGAGAATCCCCGCCAAAACAAACTGGTTCTCCCTTACTCACCTGATTCTTTTTGTAGGTTTCATCGAGGAAGGATCTATCAACGATTTTTTGACACAACATTTACAAATTTAAAAGAATTCAGTTTTAATCCCATCCAATAATAATCCTTTTAGAAAACTTGGcaccatggttttaggtatcaatatcatatcaatcgatacatatcaatatctCCGTTATGGATCAGAAATATCAGCAAATTTACATACGATACCACTCGTTAagagcaaggttctaaaactcgggtttcgaccaacCAGAAAatgagttcgtctcggtttcgaccatatcttggtcgaaacctaggactttctctaggctaactcgaaccttggtttcgatgCCCAAAAATTGTtcttttgccctgattcttattTAGTTGCCTATtcttgacattttaaactcaatccatgattagtttcacatagagaacactaaaaatattacttgtgattttgatccaagtttgatactgtatattgttcttggacatggtatccaataaggtttgactggaacataactccttcaatacaaatgagatttaagcaatcctggatttgttagaaagctttgttttgatagctttccaacaagtccaagattgcttaaatctgatttatattaaaggagttatgtatcggtcaaacttaatttggtgtgcatgaatgctatcaaaatcactctgaatgaaaatatttttttagacatcgaaacaaatgaatattttgtcatacttttgatttttagcaatgttttaccatattaaaatttatggaatttttagatttgagaaaaaccccagcactagaaagttgaaaattgcatctaccatcgagaattcagtttttgttcttgaactggaggattgacttttttttccttttggaactagaggttattttcttatttatgaataatatcttaagtaaatgaaaatatttacttaaatgatattaggtataaataagtgtctgtcctgattTCTGGCCTGGTAACTGGCATATTTAAGTATCTGTActggtttcgagccaggtttccccaagtttcgatgggcacaAGTGTCGAAGCTTGCAAAATTACCAACATCTTGGTCGAAACTAGTCGAAACCATTGAACTTCGatcgaaaccctagattttttaaaatcacccttcaactcgtctcgaaaacctgcgaaaccgagttaactcggtggtttcaacaggtttcgatcgaattcttcttccatggttaagagtcaagactcaagactcaATATTCAACACCCAACCAATCCATATTGTATCGGTATCAATGTCGGCGGTGACCAGTACAGGCACCAACACCTAAAACCTTGCTTGGTACAGCCATGGCTCGTGCCTAGAATTCTAAAAAAGTAATTATGGTCTTCAAGCTTCAACCATATATTTAACTCTAAAGTCAAGTCGTCACCTTGCACTTTCGAAGTCTAGTGGGTATCCCCACCGGATGCAGATCCTCTATGGCGTAGCTGCCCGTTCTGCCTGTGCTATGCAGATACAAGATCGTACACAAAGACtatcttacccccactcggacaAAACGCTTGGATAGAGGTAAGGTGATCTTTGCATGTAGCTCTGTGTCGATATAACACAGGCAAGACGAGCAGCCGCacagtagaagatccaaatccATCTCcacctttctttccttctttttttttcccatgaaCCCACTTTCGTTAAGATTGAGGAGGAAGATTTAAAGGTCAAAGTTGAGGTAGGTAACCAACCCACTTACTGACTTTAATTTCAGTCTCTTATGTATTAGAATGAAAAAGCCTTAAGATATGGATCTCAGTTTATGGGTTCATTGGATGCCTAATGGCAGACGTGAAAATCTATGAGATTCGAAGAGAGTCGGTGTAGTGGAATTTTAATAAAGGAGACTTACTTTGGCTTTTATATATGTATAGAGTTGGGTCTATGGTCCATGGTCTATGGCCCATTGGACCGGCCTTCTTGAATCAGAAAGATCTGTCTCTCtgcctctctttttcttctgtctatttcttttcttacttTCTCTGTGATTTCGTACACCATGGACCCTTTTATGTAAGTGGAAGAAGATGGGGTAATTTGCCCATTCCCAATACTTTGTGGAAAAATTGGTATATAATGCTGGGTGTTCTAGAAGTTGGGATAGAAGGACAATGCCAATATGCCATGAGGCCCATGACTCCATGACCTCGTCACTGTGACTTAGGCCTCAAATGATATATGGGTGCTCTGGTCGGTCATCTCAATGGGACAAAGATCTAACCCAAAAGGTCTTGATTCGTGTTTGAAAAGGTGTAAGCGACAGAAGAATTGGCTAACACTCAACATTTGGGAGATGAGGGTGAGGGTAGGTGTCCTTTATGGAACACTTGACTTGTCCCCCAACCATAGAATAATTATCAGCGTAGGCagcttcaattcctctaataggggcaGTGGATCCTACCTTGGATAGTTGTTATGGGCAGGaggtagggtggttattttcactccatgtgaggaattggaagggACAACGTCTCCTCACCATATGGTGCTCTCATAAGCTCTaagcatggttcgtaatctcgcaTTGGATTGGTATCAGTTGAGGCTGATCTCGATATTAGATCGATCCTTTCTAAGTCACATGGAGCAGCTACATGATCGAAAAATACGATTGGATCAGGCAATATGATCCAATTCGATCCGGTTTGACTGAAgtgtttttttggatttttttcaaagcttttaagtttttttaatattttatattattttgattgatgctaaccgatccgatccaatatCACAATACCTATCGATCTTGGCCGATATATGACctgatccataaaaaaacaacttttggggttttttgaccAATCCAAGGATTCTGATCCTCTACGACCGGGCAGCCTAGCGGCCAGCATGCGTCCTCACATAAGTaaggcgaaatgaccgccctacccacTGCCCGAGCACCCTATCCGGATGGGATCCACTCCCTGCTTGTGTGAGGCTGCATGCCAGCCGCTCGGTTGCTCtgccgtagaggatccaaattgccgATCCAGACCAATTTCTATCGATCCGGATCAGTATCACCCATGACCGAtccctggattttgaaccttgggtATCTAAGACAATGATCTAACCAAAAAAACTGTAATAAGGGAGCAATGCTTCTAAAATGGGGAAATGcttcaaaaaaagaagataaaattgtCCAAATGTTACAAAAAAATTTCTAATAGTTTGAAATGAGATTCTTGTAATTTTAGAAAAATTTAAACATGGTTTTTTTGGCAAAAGGTCAATGTCAAGTTGCAAGGTCTATGTACAAGTGCGAGGACCAATGAAAGTACGTGCATGGGCATCAATAGGGGTGGGATCTTTTCAATTTAGGGGTTTAGGGAAACGGGTCATTTTGTGTGATCCTGTATCTGGGCTGAGGCTGCCCGCAACTTGGCATGAATCTTTTTATCATATTTGTTTCTGGGTAAATAAGTGTAAAATCttcttttcaattttgattAAATTCTTTATGGCACAAAAGAGATATGTTGGGACTCTCCAAAGATTGGCTATTATCCTTTTGGAGGAGATTAATCCCTCTTGGTGTAATTCGATTCTTCCCTTTTATCCTAATAAACGATACTTTattggtttaaaacaaaaaaaagcttCGATGTATAATAGGATGAAATCATATACAGATTAAATCAAGACTTAAAATCACTTTTCATTtaccccccaaaacaaaaacaaaaaatcactTTTCggttttttcataaaaaatttagAGGAGAAATAGAAATGGAGGTTGGGAAGGGCTTTCAGTTACATCCTTTTGTGCCATTCACATGACATGATTTTTAAACCAGTAAGGCCTTGATTAGGCCTGATCAGCCCAGCCCACTATAGGCTGGAATGGATTATGGACCAGTCCAGTCCAATGGCAAGGCCCAACCCATACGCAAACTCCATATCTAAAACTGGCCTGGTATATTATGTAAAATGTACCTAATGACCTTCTTTTATTAGTCATATATTTatttgtaaaattttatttttaagacgAAGTTCCCTAggtataatttttttatgttttttggtaagaagtataactttttgttgatgatattgttatggtggatgagacaaagacAAAGATTAATGTCAAGCTAAAATTATAGATAtctaccttggaatcaaaaggtcttaagGTAAGCAGAACAAAGATGGAGATAGTGAATATTGCTGAGAAGGAAATCTcacaaaattattattttagatatttgggttCAATCGTACATAAAGAATGTGATATAAATGATGATGTTGTCTAGAtgattaaaatagggtggatgaagtggcgAGATGCGTTTAGAGTGCTATATAATCGACATattcttaaagaaaaattttataggattgtcatatgatcggctatgatgtatggtgcagaatgttgggcagttaagataCATCacatagataaactaagtgttgTGGAATTGCAGATGTTTTGATGAATGTGTGGCAAAATTAAGAAGGATAATAAGAAATGATTGTAATAGAGCTTATTTGAGAGTTGCCCAGATTCAAGATAAGCTTTGAGAGTGTTGtatgaggtggtatggtcatgttcaacagaggcttTCAGATGCTATAGTTTAGAGAAGTGACTTGATTCAGGTTGAAGGCACTAAAAGAGTTAGGaatagacctaaaatgaccctgggaaaagacatgcttagcttaagTCTTATCTCAACTCTAAAGTATGATCTCAAATCGAattgattggagggcaaggatccatgtagctaaTCACATTTAGTTAGATTTATGGTGAGTTGTGTAATTATTgtggttatgttcttttcttttttcacttttaTCAATCTTTTGTCATTGCAAGGTTCCATGTGACCAActctatttagttgggataatgTTGAGTTGTTGTAATAATTAGATTAAGAGTTATTGAGTGTATTGCCCACAAACAGACACATAAAGGGGTGAAATgaaccccaaccccccccccctcctcctatGATGCCAAcacatgtgctctcattggtcccctAAAACATGCAGAGGCCATGCTCCCGTAGAGAACACAGTATAAGGGGTATACAGTGGATACACCCGGTCAGAGAGGAAAGAGTGTACAATCAGAAGGATACCCTCATGGCGGTTCAACCTTTTAAAACGTCCCGCAGACCAGGTGGTCCCATGGACCGGTTCAAAATAATCAGATTAACTCCAAAAGGCAAAACCCAGTTAAACCCTCCGGCGCCGGGTGCCACTATCCTCCGCCCTCTTGTTGCTCTGTGCTATGATTTCTGCAACGCAACCATCACTCCTGCCGGAAAATGAGAATCTACAGAGCTTTCAATTTCCGAACTCTCAAACAGCGCAGACTCACGAACCTCGGTTCCACAAACCAAGGTCAGATTTCTGCTCATATTTGTTCAATCTCTCACCTAGAGGCTTCGTCACAAACCCTAGATCAGCTCTCAATCCCTCCTCCAGCCGTTGATAGGAACGTCGAAGAATACTTAGAAAAAGCAATCTTAGATTCTGAGTGGCATTCAATCGAACGGCTCTCTCCAAATCTCACTCCGTCTGTGATCTCTAATGCCCTTTCTAAGCTCCGCGGATCGCCTGACACTGTTCTAGCGTTAATTGAGAAATTAGGTTTTGAATCCCTTGATGTCAGATGCCTTTGCCTCGCAGTGGGTGTAGTCTCTCGCCTTCCATCGCCACAACCCGCTTTACAGCTCTTGAAGAGAGCATTGGAAGGCGGTGTTGCAACGAACCAGGAACTTTTCGACGAGTTAGTGCGTGTTCGCGAGAACTTGAGCTTGTCCAGTTCAATTGTTCTGGATTTGCTGATTCGGGCGTGTTGTGGATTGAGGAGAGCAGAGCAAGCTCTCGAATGTTTCTACTTGATGAAGGATCAGGGGATTCTTCCCAAGATTGAAACTTGTAATGAGTTATTGAGTTTGCTTTTGAAACTGAATAAGACCGTCACGGCTTGGGCTCTGTATGCTGAAATGTTCAGGTTGAGGATCCCTTCCACAGTCATCACGTTCAACATTATGATTAATGTATTGTGTAAGGAAGGAAAACTGAAGAAGGCTAAGGCTTTCATTGGACACATGAAAGGTCTGGGATTTAAACCAACTGTTGTCACTTACAACACGATAATTCATGGGTACTGTTCGAGAGGCAAACTCGAAAGCGCTCAAGAGATGTTTGATTCTATGAGAAATATGGGTATACAACCAGACTCTTACACTTATGGTTCTCTCATCAGTGGGTTGTGCAAGGAGAGAAAACTTGAAGAAGCAACAGCTCTTTTTGGCAAAATGGTGTATGAAAGGCTACTACCTACTGCTGTGACATACAACACATTAATTGATGGATACTGCAACAAGGGGAACTTGGCAATGGCCTTTAAGTACAGGGATGAAATGGTTACTAAAGGAATAAAGCCAACTGTCTCCACATACAATTTGCTGGTTCATGCCCTGTTTATGGAAGGTAGGGCAGCCGAAGCAGATGGCTTGATCAAGGAAATGGCTGAAAGGGGCTTGGCTCCTGATGCAATCACATATAACATCTTAATAAATGGGCACTGCAAGGAAGGGAATGCAAAGAAAGCCTTTGACCTGCAAGTGGAAATGTTAAGTAGAGGGATTCATCCTTCTACAGTGACGTACACACCCCTAATCTATGTTTTGAGCAAGCAGAAAAGAATGCAAGAGGCTGATAACTTATTCAAGCAGATTGTCTGTAAAGGAATTTGCCCTGATGTCATAATGTTCAATGCGCTGATTGATGGCCATTGCATCAATGGGAACATGGAGCGGGCTTTTATGCTCTTGAAGGAGATGGATACTAAGAAGGTTGCTCCTGATGAGGTGACCTACAATACACTAATGCAAGGGCTCTGTAGGGAGGGGAAAATTGAGGAAGCTCGTGGACTTCTCAATGAAATGAAGATTAGGGGCATCAAACCTGATCACATCAGTTACAACACGCTCATTAGTGGGTATAGTAGGAAAGGTGAAATGAAAGATGCCTTTAAAGTTCACGATGAGATGTTGAGCAAAGGTTTCAATCCCACTCTTCTCACTTACAATGCTCTTATCCAAGGGCTATGCAGAAACAAGGAAGGAGATCATGCTGAAAAACTCTTCAAAGAGATGGTAAGCAAAGGTATTACTCCTGATGACAGCACCTACTTCTCATTGATTGAGGGGCTTGGGGAAAATGAAGGCTTGTTAGAGAACACTGGGATGTAATCCATTGTTGACCAGCAGACTTTCAAATTTCTTGTGATGCCTTAAAAAAGAAACCAATGCTTGTTTATCGGGCATGAATTCTTCCTACATGTTTTCGTTTGCCAGTGACAGCATCTATGCACCACTGCTCACTCTCATATTTTGCCACCAGAGTTCAGCATTGTCAATAAATGCTGTCAATAATTTGTGAATATATCCTAAGCATGAAAAGGGACAAGGAAGAACTTTCAGGTACTCATACTTGCATTTCTTCAATTTTATTCAGAGAATGATTTCATTGTTTTTCTTCAATTGAGCTAGTTCTATTATTGTTTGCAATTTAATTTGTCCTGAATTATATTAGCCTCTATGTGACCACACCAAGTCCAGCTCTCCttggaaaattaaataaaaaataatgcaGCTTAAATTCTTACGCTTATGATAAGGCCGGTTTCAAGGCGTTAGGAGTATTCATGTTATTTGAAAAGAGGACCACAGGATGATCACAGTCACAAAATCAGTATCACCTTAAAAATCTATC includes these proteins:
- the LOC122641599 gene encoding dirigent protein 22-like; this encodes MTSQPIKLPMAGILSKLMVFLAIFITFSTIAVGGESHSFSRTLPPGSMKLKREKVSHLHFYFHDIVSGRNPTAIKVAEAESSKTSPTGFGMMVMIDDPLTESPENTSKIVGRAQGIYASASQSEVGLLMTLNYAFIEGKYNGSTLSILGRNTVMSEVRELPVVGGSGLFRFARGYAHAKTHWFDPNTGDAVVEYNVYVIHY
- the LOC122643892 gene encoding pentatricopeptide repeat-containing protein At2g15630, mitochondrial-like, translated to MRIYRAFNFRTLKQRRLTNLGSTNQGQISAHICSISHLEASSQTLDQLSIPPPAVDRNVEEYLEKAILDSEWHSIERLSPNLTPSVISNALSKLRGSPDTVLALIEKLGFESLDVRCLCLAVGVVSRLPSPQPALQLLKRALEGGVATNQELFDELVRVRENLSLSSSIVLDLLIRACCGLRRAEQALECFYLMKDQGILPKIETCNELLSLLLKLNKTVTAWALYAEMFRLRIPSTVITFNIMINVLCKEGKLKKAKAFIGHMKGLGFKPTVVTYNTIIHGYCSRGKLESAQEMFDSMRNMGIQPDSYTYGSLISGLCKERKLEEATALFGKMVYERLLPTAVTYNTLIDGYCNKGNLAMAFKYRDEMVTKGIKPTVSTYNLLVHALFMEGRAAEADGLIKEMAERGLAPDAITYNILINGHCKEGNAKKAFDLQVEMLSRGIHPSTVTYTPLIYVLSKQKRMQEADNLFKQIVCKGICPDVIMFNALIDGHCINGNMERAFMLLKEMDTKKVAPDEVTYNTLMQGLCREGKIEEARGLLNEMKIRGIKPDHISYNTLISGYSRKGEMKDAFKVHDEMLSKGFNPTLLTYNALIQGLCRNKEGDHAEKLFKEMVSKGITPDDSTYFSLIEGLGENEGLLENTGM